CAAATGACTCAAAGGTAAATCGTGACGGCATCAAAATGGCATTTTAGTTTTCGCGATGTCACCTACGCCACCTGAAGATGGCCCATTGGCAATTCGCCTTGTGCGCTTGGGTGACGAAGTTCCCATAGAGTTTCTTTTGCGGAAACTCGGCGCATCCCCTGCAAATGCCTGCTCACCATTGCTCTCGGGCTCCCAAAAGCAGTCCAACCGCGGTCCTGTAATAGTGCGTTGGCACGAATGGCGGCTAAGGGCCGAAATTCCCCGTCTTCTTACTCTTTTCAGTGCGACTTCAAAATCCCCCATAAGCGCGCCCGTCCGTGAGCGGATAGAAGTGCCTCTATCGCTTCCTTTTCCTAATATGTCCCGAAGTCCCGCGCTTTCGTTAAACGACTGACTGATCCTTGTGCCATGTTTTCGCCATTGATAACAGAGGCTTGCCCTCTTTCGCCTGCACATGGGGTTTTGCGCGATGTGCAGGTAAACCGGTTGTGCAGACAAGGGGTTAGGGTGCTTTTGCACCATCACCTTTTATCTTGCCCTCACTAACCGGGCTGTTCCTGTCAAGCCCATTTCCAGTTCGGTGCGCTTTAACTCCTGCAATGCTGTCATCGCTTTTGCCTCCTTTCATTGCTGTTTCGCCTTCATTTGTCTGCACATCGGCGGCGCGTTCTGGCGGTCCATGCCCTACTTCGTGATCGGATTATCCCGTCACATGCTGTTGTTTGAGGGGTGAAAGGCCCAAGCCCTCAGCGTCGTGGTCGATCATCAAAACGATGTTTTCACATGCAAGATAACGGGCTCTTTCCTCCCGCGGCCCCGCCAGGGGACGCTCCGCACGAGGGCGGATTCGGGTGTTAAATTGTTGTCTATTTCCTCTTTTGTTTCATCAAAATCATGTTCGTCTCCACGCTCATGCGGCGGCTTTTTCAGCTGAAAATTGGAACTCCGTGCCGTCGACCCACATGCGATGCATGATCACGGCGAGCTTACGGCCAACGGCGACACAGGCGCATTTGAAGCCATTTCGGCGTTGGATTCTGAGCCCCCAGGACTTCAGTGCGGACCACTTCTGCACACGGCACAGGATGGAATTACCAGCTTCGAACAGCAGCGTTCGAACCTCGCCGTCACCACATTTTGAGATGCGTCCTTCTTGATCAACCGTGCCGGATTGAAAGCGTTGCGGCGTCATCCCGAAATAGGCGCCAACGGTTTTGGAGTGTCGAAAGCGCTTCGGATCATCGATCCCGGACATGACAGCGACGGCCGTCATCGGGCCAACACCAGGAATGGTCATGAAGCCGCGCGTCACAGGATTAGCTTTCGCCGCCAGCATTATCAGGCGCTCGCACCGGGTAAATTGAACGAGCAGAACGCTGCGCGCCTGCAGCATGGGGTCAATCATCTCGTGCAGAAATGGATCTTCATTGCACAATAACTCACGCATTCGATGATCGAACTTGGCTCGCGAGATATGACCCGTCTTGATGCCAAAGACCTTCAACGTGCCGCGAATGGTGTTCTCGATATCGAGAAACTTACGCTTCAGCATGCGCCTGTTGGCCAGCAGAATGCGCAAGCGATGGCTCTCATCGCTCTTGACGTGGACCTCGCGAAACCAGCCCGTGCGCATCATTTGCGCGATGCCCTTGGCGTCGTTCCGGTCGGTCTTGTTGCGCATGGCGCTCAGCGCCGTTTGAACGCATCTTGCCTCGAACTTCGGCAGACCTAGACCCTGGGAGATTACGTCGGCAGTCATTTGCCGAACTCTAGGTGCGGGTGCTCCCTCTTTCCAATCCCATTCGCTTTTCTGTTCGGTGAAGGTCTTGAGCAACTCCCGCACTTCTCGAGCGTCTTAGCCCGCGATCTTATCAGGAATGTCCATTTCCGCTCATATTCTTACGCCTGAGATCGACGGTGACCTATCGTGGTCAACTGGTCTCTTTCAGATGTCAGTACCGATCTGAAACTTGTCGCCAGCCACTTGGGGATGCACGCTCACGAGCTTTTCTATGAACAGATTCAGCAGCTGGCTTCTCTTATTCGCTGTTTTAGTAGTGAACTCGTAGAGACAATTGTAGCCAATCTTTTCAGGCAGGATTGGGCGTATCTCGTCCGTTTCCACCCAGTGGCGGGCGTAGTGGTAGGGAAGATAGGCAGTATACTTTCCAGACAGAATGAGAGTCACGAGCCCTTCGACGGTGGAGGCAGATGCGCCAACAAGGAACTTGCGTTCGAACGATGGAAGCTGTGTGGTAGAGACATAGCCGCGGGCAGCGTGTTCTTCGGTGAACACCTCTTCCAAGTCAATATTGTCAGGAGCCCTTTCAAACAATGGATGTTGACGGCCGCAATAGAGGTTCATTCCAGAGGTGAACAAGGGCTGATATTCCAGTCCCTGTCGTCTGGCGGGAAAGAAACCGATACCCATATCACAAGCACCATCGAGCACCATCTGCTCTACTTCGTTTGTTGCTACAACATAAAGAACAACTTCTGAGTTGTTTCCTTGCTCCTTGAAATCACGAATAGCCTCATGCAACCGAAGGTTCTCACTAAACACCGAGCCATCAACGACACTCACGTGAAGTCGACCACTCAGCCGTCCAGAGGAGGCGGCGACCGATGACCGGAACTCATCGATCGATCTAAATAGGGTCTGACAGGCTTCAAAGACGTCCTTGCCTTCGCTGGTCAACCAGAAGCCTGAACGACCTCGGTGGCAAAGCGTTACACCCAAACGCTCCTCCAGCTGTTTCATCTGCATACTAATATTGGCTTGAGAGACATTGAGTGCGGACTGCGACGCTGCAAATCCCCCACAGCGAACGACCGTCATGAACACCCGCAACAGCCGGATATCGATATCTGACACTGAACCGCGCATTCGAATCCTTACTTCAGTCAGTACTTAAGTGAGGTTAAGTTAATTTACATGGTTCGGCAATCAATCCTCCTCCAATATCTATATTGTTGCATCCGTAAGAGAGCGGATTGGCAATTCATATGCGAAGAATGGAACGAATGGACATTTTCTTTACTGTCACGCTCAATGCGATGACACTTATAAGTATCCTGATGTTGGTGGGCCTAGGCCTTGGCATCATTTACGGGTTGATGGGAGTGATCAACCTGTCCCATGGCGAGTTCGTCACTATCGGCGCGTTCAGTCTGGCATTCGTTCAGGCCATGGGTGGCAGCTTCTGGCTGGCCCTGCTCATCGCACCCATTATCGGCGGTCTGGTGGGTTTGCTGATCGAGCAATCCATCATCAGACATCTCTACACCCGGCCCCTTGCAACCATCATGGCGACCTGGGGCCTGTCGCTGATCATTCAGCAGATGCTTCAGCTCATCTTCGGCGCTTCTCCGCAGAAGGTCTTCTCGCCAATCTCCGCCACCGTCTCGATCTTCGGAGCCAACTATCCCGTTTACCGGCTGGTCCTGATTTCTCTCGCCATCTCACTGATGGTGTCGTGCTACCTTCTGATGAAGAAGACGCGTTTTGGTCTCGATCTGCGTACGGTTATTCAGAACCCGGACATGGCTGACGCCTTGGGTATCAACACCAAGCGGGTCTATGCCATCGCCTTTTCACTTGGTGCTGCGTTCGCTGCCATCGCAGGTGTGCTGATCGCGCCGCTGACCGCAGTGGTTGCTCATATGGGAGTTAACTACCTGGCGCGTTCCTTTTTTGTCGTCATCGTTGGTGGTGCAGGAAGTGTGCCCGGCGTTGTCGCTGGCAGTACCTTCGTCGGCGGTATTGAGACACTTCTCAACTACGCGATACCTGCCACACTTTCTCAAGCTCTCGTGCTCGTCTTCGCCATCGTCCTGGTCCGCATGAAGCCAACCGGCTTGGTGGAAAGGTGATGGCCATGGATCATTCTACAAACAAGTCCCGCACAACGCGGGGCCGGTATCTCGCGCTTCTCACGGTTCTTGCTCTCGCCGCCGTCCTGGCCACACCATTGTTCGTTGGCGTCTATTCAGCGTCTCTCATCCGCGATGCCCTTTTGTTCGCATTGCTGGCTCTGGCGCTGGACTTCCTTTGGGGCAAGACAGGCGTTCTCAGCTTCGGTCATGCCGCTTTCTTCGGAGCTGGAGCTTATGGCGCGGCGATCATCTCGACACGGTTTGGCCTCGACCCCGCACTGGGCTCCTGGGCCGGCCTGCTTGCTGGCATTCTGATCTCTGCGACCATTGCTCTAATCGTTGGATACTTCCTGATCTTCGGGGGCGTGCGCGATTCCTATTTCACAATCGTGACGCTCGCCCTTGCCGTGATTGCCGATCACGTTGTGACCGGCTGGTCCAGCGTCACAGGCGGAGATGCGGGCATCCTCGGAATACCGCCCCTTCACTTCCCATCGTCAGATGGTTGGGCCGCGCTGTCTCCCCTGGCACTCTACTGGTTCATCGCAGGCATCGTGAGCGTGGTCGGGTTTTCCGTCTGGTGGGCATGTCGCGGACGCTACGGCGCGGTTCTCAAATCCATCGAGGACAACGAGCAGAGGTCCCAGGCGCTCGGTCACAACACCTCTCTGCACCTGTTGATCGTCTTCGTTCTCTCCGCATCGATCGCGGCGCTCGGTGGCGGTCTCTATGCCTCGACGGTGGGCTTCGTCGCGAAGGATACCATCGGACTTTTGCTCTCGACACAGGCGATCATCTGGGTCGCGATTGGTGGCCGTGGCACCCTGATCGGACCCGTGCTTGCGACCATCCTCGTCATCTGGCTCGAACAGGAAATCACGAGCATCGACACCAAGTTCTGGCCGCTGGCGATGGGGGGCTTGTTCATCCTGGCCGTCTTCGCCTTCCCCGATGGCATCCTCAAAACACTGGAACGCCTCTTCAACCGCCTCCGCTCGTCTGCGGAGCCAAAGGAGGCAAAAGGAAATGACTGACGCATTGCTCACAGGAACCGACCTCAACAAGCGATTTGGCGGTGTTGTAGCTGTCGACAACGTGTCGATCTCGATTGCACCGCTCGAAGTCAAATGCATCATCGGCGCGAACGGGGCGGGCAAGAGCTCCCTGTTCAACGTGCTATGCGGTGCGCTGAAGCCTGATAGCGGCGAACTGCTGTTCGACGGTCAATCCATTCTGGGGCTGCCGCTCTACAAGTTCTCCCGCGTCGGCATCGCACGCAAGTTCCAAATCCCCAGTGTCTTTGACTCTCTTACGGTCGCTCAGAACCTGGAAACGGCCATTCTTGGTCGGATGTCGTCCGCCGAGGTCGCATCAAAGACTGCTGACATCCTTCGGCAGGTCGATCTGACCGATATTCAAGACCAACTCGCCGGCAACCTAGCCCATGGTCAGAAATAATGGCTCGAGATCGGCATGGCGATCATGTCGAACCCGAAGCTGCTTTTGCTGGATGAGCCGACAGCGGGGATGACTCTAGATGAAACCCAAAAGACAGCCGAGCTGATCCATCGACTGTCCGAGCGTATGGCGGTGATCGCCATTGAGCATGATATGGCCTTCGTCCGCGCGCTCGCCTGCCACACCTATGTGATGCACCAGGGCAAGATCATTGCTGAAGGTGACTTCTCCGATATCGAGAACAACGAGCTTGTTCGCGATGTCTATCTGGGGAGGGCCTGACATGCTTGCCGCGCGCGATCTCAAGGCTGGCTATGGCCATGTCCCCGTACTCCACGATGTGTCGTTTTCGCTCACAAAGGGCGAAACGTTGGTGCTCTTGGGCCGAAACGGAGTCGGCAAGACCACCCTGCTGAAATCACTCATCGGGATCACAACGCCAACTTCGGGTGAAATACTGTTGAATGATGAAAACGTCACCGGTTGGGCACCCCACAAGCTCGCCTATGCCGGCGTTGCCTACGTACCCCAGGGCCGCGGGATATTCGGAAAACTTACCGTTGAAGAAAATCTGCTGGTCGGCTTGCGCAGTCGTAATGACGGTCGCAAGACCATTCCCGACGAAATCTGGGACATGTTCCCGATCCTGCGCGAACGCATCGACCAACTGGCGGGCACGTTCTCAGGCGGTCAGCAGCAGATCCTCGCGCTTGCACGGGCGCTTTGCGGTGCACCCGAACTGATGCTGCTCGATGAGCCTTCGGAAGGCATTCAGCCATCCATCGTCCAGCAGATCGGCGACCTGCTCAAAACCTTCAATCAGGACTTGAACCTCACCGTCTTGCTCGTCGAGCAGAACCTTGAATTGGCCAAGCGCTCAGCCACCCGCTGCCTCGTGATGGAGAAAGGGAGAATCTCCGGCCAGCTCAGCAAAGAAGATCTCCAGGATGAAGACAAGGTTTTCAAGGCCTTGGCGCTTTGATCGTCCAAAACAGCAGGGAAAGGATTACCTATGACTGACAACACCAAATACAAGGGGAGCATTGGCAGACGCTCCGTTCTGAAAGCAGGCAGCGCGCTTGCAGCGGCTGGCATCGGCACACTCGCCATGCCATCTATCTTGCGCGCCGCGGAAGACAAGATCAAAATCGGCTTTCACTCGGGTCTGACGGGTCTGGAGACACTTCTCGGAGAGACACAGGTGAACTGCTTTAAGATGGCGGTTGACGAGATCAATGCCGCAGGTGGTGCTGCTGGACGCGAAATAGAGTATCTGATCGAAGACAACCAGACATCGACGCGCGGTGCGATCGATAAGACCCGCAAGTTCATCCAGCAAGACAATGTCGACGTCATAATCGGCATGATCACGAGCCTAGAGCGTTCCGCAGCGCTCAGCGTGTCGGTACCCGCAAAAAAACTTGTGATCTATCCAACCTATTATGAAGGTGGTGAATGCGAACGCTATCTCGCATGCACCGGTCAGATTCCAAACCAGTCGGTCGATCCGTTCGTGCCGTGGATCGAGAAGAATGTCGGCACATCCGTCTACATCATAGGTTCGGACTATGGGTGGCCGCGAGAAACCGCTAAGGCGATTTCCGCTGCTTTTGAAAAATCGGGTAGCACAACGCTTGGAACGGAGTTCTTCCCGTTTGGCACGCAAGACTTTGGTCCGGCACTGGATCGGGTTCGAGCGGCTAAACCGGACGTTGTCTGGGAACTCTGCGCAGGCGCTGACGCGCTGACCTTCCTCAAGCAGTTCGCCAGTTTCAAACCAGGTGGTCAGTTGCTCACGAACGGCCTGGATGAACTCTTCACGACCGCGATGGACGGGGCCGATGTGGAAGGCATCATTGTCAACCAGTCCTACTTCTCGTCGCTTGATACAGAGGCCAACAAAACCTTCCTTGCTAACTACCGCTCGAAATATGGCGCGGACAGGCACGTCAATTCGATCGCGGAATCAACCTATGTCGGCACATGGCTTTATGCGAAAGCCGTCGATAAGGCCGGAACCACCGATACGGAAAAAGTCATCGACGCCATGGCCGGACTGAAATTCGGTGCGCCGCAGGGCGAAGTCACATTTGATGGCACGAACAACCACCTGGCTGTTCACAGCATCATTGGCCGGTGCCGCAATGATGGTCTCTACGACATCATTGAAGACTTCGGTGCCATTACACCATCGGTCCCAGGCTGCAACCTAACCTAATCGAGCAAGCCTTCGACCCCTGGTCGTCCCGGACAACTCCCACCGGGACGGCCACTTCATTTTTGAACCTTCAATTCTTGCCGGATGACCTCGCCGGCAATCCCATAGGCGCGTGTTTTGACATCTGACATCCAACATAATGATTGCATTGCATCCCTACGCGTTCGTCTGGATAAACGCGAGGTCAGCGCCGCTGAAGTTTGCGACAAGGCATTGTGCCGCATCAATGACTGCAACGATCGGCTAAATGCGTTTTCGATGGTGTTTGCTGCGACCGCTAGAAGCGATGCGCATGCCGTTGATCAGATGGTTAGGGCAGAACACCCGCTCGGAGCGCTCGCGGGTGTTCCGATCGCAATCAAAGACAATATCGATACCTTGCCCGGGCCCTGCCGTGCCGGACTTGAACTCTTCAATGACCATGTGCCGGCACGGGATGCTGCAATCGTCAATTCTTTGCGCAAGGCGGGCGCCACTGTTCTTGGTGTTACCCGCACAGACGCAGGTGCGTTCGGCGTGACCACGCCGGATGTCATTAACCCCAAAAGTCCCTCGCGCATTGTCGGCGGATCGAGCGGGGGCTCAGCTGCGGCCGTCGCAGCGGGTCAGTGCTTTGCTGCCATTGGCACGGATACAGGCGGGAGTATTCGTATTCCGGCTGCTTGTTGTGGTGTCTTCGGATTCAAGCCGACCTTAGGTCGTATCTCGCTCGATGGCGTACGTCCGCTTTCGGATTCTTTTGACCATGTCGGACCGATCGCAAACTGTCTCGATGATGTGATTGCGGTTATGGACGTCATTGATCCGGACCTGACTCAAACCGACGACAAATCTCTCCAAAAACCCTTGGTTCTCGGTGTCCCTAGAAACTGGATACATGACGCTAGCAAAGAGGTTCTGGAGAACTTCCAGGCTTTCCTGAGAGCCGCTAAAGCCTTTGGCTTTGGCGTGCTGGATTTGGAGATCCCGACACCGGCCGAAGCCCTACCCATTCACATTGTGCTGTCGCTTCATGAAGCCGCCCAACACTATAGCCACCTATCCTATGACGCGCTATGTGCTCTGCCCGATCCATTGTGTGAGGGTGTTGAGGTCGGACGGGCAGTTACGCCATTTGAACTCGAAAACGCTAGAGACAAAAGAGCTGCTCTTGTAAGTCGGATCGACGCTGCCCTTGAAACGGTCGACGCATTGGCCATGCCAACACTGCCGATCGAACCTCCGGAACGTGGGTCAACAGCGGCTGTTATTGGTGCGGAAGTCTTCGACCTTCTTTCAGCTTTGATCCACTACACAGCCACCTTCGATCAAACTGGGAACCCCGCTCTTGCCTGCCCTTGGGGGCAGTTATCCTGCGGCATGCCCGGCAGCATCCAGCTGGTCGGGCGCAGGGACGAGGATCTCCGTTTACTCCGACTGGCGAAGGAATTGGGGCTATGAGCACAACCAAAAAGCAATCGCGAACCGCCTTCCTTTGGGACGAAAGGTGCTTCTGGCACTTTGGAGGTAATTACGCACAGCTTGCACCGGTTCGTGAGCATGTTCAGCCGATGGTCGCCGGCGGCCTACCCGAAGCCCCGGAAACAAAACGGCGTCTGAAAAACCTTCTCGACGTGACCGGACTCAGCGATGAGCTGATCATGCGCAGCGGAGCCCCTGCGACCTACGAAGACGCATTGCGTGTCCACACGGCAGACTATCTTGAACAGTTCAAAAACCTCTCCGATGCAAATGGTGGAGAACTCGGCTTAAGAACCCCGTTCGGACCCGGCGCATTTGAAATCGCGCTTCTGTCGGCGGGTTTGGTCAAGGATGCGATGAAAGGTGTCCTTTCTGGTGATTATCACAATGCATATGCTCTCTCGCGCCCGCCAGGACACCATAGCCTGCCCGACTGGCCCAACGGGTTTTGCCTGCTGAACAATATCGCCATCGCTGTCGAGGCGGCAAAGGCAGACAAATTGACACAGCGGGTCGCCATTCTGGATTGGGATGTTCATCACGGCAACGGAACCGAGCATATCTTTCTCGAGCGATCCGATGTGCTGACGATCTCTATTCACCAGGACCGATGCTACCCTTGGGACACCGGGTTCATTGATCAGATTGGTTCTGGTGAAGGTAAAGATGCCAATATGAACATCCCGCTCCAGCCAGGGGCCGGTCATGCCACATATTTGGAAGCCATGGAGCGGCTCGTTCTGCCAAAGCTTCGCGACTTCGCTCCGGACGTGATCGTTATCGCTTGCGGTTTTGATGCCTCGGGTGTCGATCCCCTGGCTCGAATGTTGTGCACCTCCCACACGTATCGGGAGATGACCGCGCTCCTGATGGAGTTTGATCAAGCCCGATTGGTGGCAGCCCATGAAGGCGGCTATTCCGAAGTCCATGTCCCGTTTTGCGGCCACGCAATGCTCGAGCAGATGTCCGGCAGTGCCATCCGGGCCATCGATCCGCTACAGGAGCGGCTCGAAAAGCAGCAACCGGATGCAGGCCTGCAGAACTATCACTCCGAGCAAATCACCAAAATGGTGGAGCACTTCGGAACGAGTTGAACCGACCAAAAAACACAAGACCGCATGCGCGCATCACCGTGTGATCGCGCCAGGACAATAGATATGAAGGAGACTGCCAGATGGGCACCAATGCAGCCGTTCAGGAGAGGAAGACCAATAGCATCGCCCGCGGCGTCGGGATGATGACGCAGGTTTATGCGGACCGGGCCGAGAATGCTGAGGTCTGGGATGTCGAAGGCAATCGCTATATCGATTTTGCCGCCGGTATTGCGGTTGTGAATACGGGCCATCGCCATCCCAGGGTCATTGATGCCGTCAAGGCGCAACTGGATCGATTTACGCATACCTGCCATCAGGTCGTTCCCTATGAGAACTATGTCGGGCTTGCCGAAAGACTCAATGACAGCGTGCCGGGTGACTTCGAGAAGAAGACCGTCTTTGTGACGACAGGCGCGGAAGCAACTGAAAATGCGGTCAAGATCGCCCGGGCAGCGACCGGCAGATCGGCGGTGATCGCCTTTACCGGCGGTTTTCACGGGCGCACATTCATGGGCATGGCGCTGACCGGTAAGGTGGTCCCTTATAAGAAAGGCTTTGGCGCCATGCCGGGGGACGTGTTCCATGTACCGTTCCCGGTCGAGCTTCACGGCATTTCAGTTGGCGACTCGATCGCGGCGCTCGACAAGCTGTTCAGGGCGGATGTCGATCCGGCGCGGGTTGCTGCCATTGCCATTGAACCCGTGCAGGGTGAGGGTGGTTTTTATGAAGCGCCGAAGGAACTCCTGGTCCATTTGCGCAAGATCTGCGACGAACACGGGATCCTTCTGATCGCGGACGAGGTACAGACTGGATTTGCACGGACCGGCAAGGTGTTTTGTATGGAGCACCATGATGTCGCCGCGGACCTGACCTGCATGGCCAAGGGGCTTGGCGGCGGTTTTCCGATCGCCGCCGTGACGGGGCGAGCGGACGTCATGGATGCGGCGGATCCGGGCGGGCTCGGCGGTACTTATGGCGGAAGCCCCATCGGCATTGCCGCCGCACACGCCGTTCTCGATGTCATTGAGGATGAAGGCCTGTGCGAGCGGGCAAATCAACTGGGCGCCCGTCTCAAGCAGCGCCTTGCAGCAATGCGTGAGACAACACCGGAGATTACCGACATTCGCGGTCCCGGCTTCATGAATGCGGTCGAGTTCAATCTTCCGGACGGTTCGGCGCCGCATCCCGGTTTTGCCAATGCGGTCAAGGCACACGCCCTTGAGCGAGGGCTTATCCTCCTGACCTGCGGGGTCCATGGAAATGTCATTCGTTTCCTTGCGCCTTTGACCATTCAGGACGATATTTTCAATGAGGCGCTCGACATTCTTGAAGCATCGGTTGGTGATGCCAGAGCGGAACTCGGAGGCTAGTCATGGATTTACCGCCAAAACTATCGAACGGTTCGTTGCTGTTGACCAGTGCCTTTATTGGCGGGGAATGGATGGATGCCTCTTCTTCGGGGGATCGTTTTGACGTGCGCAATCCGTCAACAGGCGATGTGATTACGTCGTTGCCGGATATGGGTGTTGAAGAAACCCGGGCCGCGATTGATGCCGCCCATGACGCTCAAAGGGACTGGGCCGCCAGGACAGGCAAGGAACGCGCCGCAGTCCTGCGCAAATGGCACGATCTGATGGTGGCCAATGCGGATGATCTCGGCGCCATCTTATGTGCCGAGATGGGAAAACCGCTGGCCGAGGCCAAGGGTGAGATCCTCTATGGTGCGAGCTTCATCGAGTGGTTTGCCGAGGAAGCCAAACGCGTCTACGGCGATGTCATCCCCGGCCATCAGCCCGACAAACGCATCATCGTGCTGAAACAGCCTGTCGGTGTGGTTGCCTCGATTACGCCATGGAACTTCCCGAACGCCATGATCGCGCGAAAGGTCGGACCGGCGCTGGCGGTCGGCTGTGCGTTCATTGCCAAGCCTGCCGCCGAAACACCGCTTTCCGCGCTGGCAATGGCCTATCTTGCAGAACAGGCCGGCCTTCCGAAAGGTTTGCTGTCGGTTGTTACATCCAAGCGGTCCTCGGTGATCGGTAAAGAGTTCTGCGAGAATGAAAAGGTCCGCAAGCTGACCTTCACCGGTTCGACGGAGGTGGGCCGGATCCTGATGAAGCAATCCGCCGACCAGATCATGAAGACATCGATGGAGCTCGGCGGCAACGCACCCTTTATCGTGTTT
This portion of the Hoeflea prorocentri genome encodes:
- a CDS encoding substrate-binding protein, producing the protein MTDNTKYKGSIGRRSVLKAGSALAAAGIGTLAMPSILRAAEDKIKIGFHSGLTGLETLLGETQVNCFKMAVDEINAAGGAAGREIEYLIEDNQTSTRGAIDKTRKFIQQDNVDVIIGMITSLERSAALSVSVPAKKLVIYPTYYEGGECERYLACTGQIPNQSVDPFVPWIEKNVGTSVYIIGSDYGWPRETAKAISAAFEKSGSTTLGTEFFPFGTQDFGPALDRVRAAKPDVVWELCAGADALTFLKQFASFKPGGQLLTNGLDELFTTAMDGADVEGIIVNQSYFSSLDTEANKTFLANYRSKYGADRHVNSIAESTYVGTWLYAKAVDKAGTTDTEKVIDAMAGLKFGAPQGEVTFDGTNNHLAVHSIIGRCRNDGLYDIIEDFGAITPSVPGCNLT
- a CDS encoding amidase, with the translated sequence MTSDIQHNDCIASLRVRLDKREVSAAEVCDKALCRINDCNDRLNAFSMVFAATARSDAHAVDQMVRAEHPLGALAGVPIAIKDNIDTLPGPCRAGLELFNDHVPARDAAIVNSLRKAGATVLGVTRTDAGAFGVTTPDVINPKSPSRIVGGSSGGSAAAVAAGQCFAAIGTDTGGSIRIPAACCGVFGFKPTLGRISLDGVRPLSDSFDHVGPIANCLDDVIAVMDVIDPDLTQTDDKSLQKPLVLGVPRNWIHDASKEVLENFQAFLRAAKAFGFGVLDLEIPTPAEALPIHIVLSLHEAAQHYSHLSYDALCALPDPLCEGVEVGRAVTPFELENARDKRAALVSRIDAALETVDALAMPTLPIEPPERGSTAAVIGAEVFDLLSALIHYTATFDQTGNPALACPWGQLSCGMPGSIQLVGRRDEDLRLLRLAKELGL
- the urtB gene encoding urea ABC transporter permease subunit UrtB; this encodes MDIFFTVTLNAMTLISILMLVGLGLGIIYGLMGVINLSHGEFVTIGAFSLAFVQAMGGSFWLALLIAPIIGGLVGLLIEQSIIRHLYTRPLATIMATWGLSLIIQQMLQLIFGASPQKVFSPISATVSIFGANYPVYRLVLISLAISLMVSCYLLMKKTRFGLDLRTVIQNPDMADALGINTKRVYAIAFSLGAAFAAIAGVLIAPLTAVVAHMGVNYLARSFFVVIVGGAGSVPGVVAGSTFVGGIETLLNYAIPATLSQALVLVFAIVLVRMKPTGLVER
- a CDS encoding class II histone deacetylase; translation: MSTTKKQSRTAFLWDERCFWHFGGNYAQLAPVREHVQPMVAGGLPEAPETKRRLKNLLDVTGLSDELIMRSGAPATYEDALRVHTADYLEQFKNLSDANGGELGLRTPFGPGAFEIALLSAGLVKDAMKGVLSGDYHNAYALSRPPGHHSLPDWPNGFCLLNNIAIAVEAAKADKLTQRVAILDWDVHHGNGTEHIFLERSDVLTISIHQDRCYPWDTGFIDQIGSGEGKDANMNIPLQPGAGHATYLEAMERLVLPKLRDFAPDVIVIACGFDASGVDPLARMLCTSHTYREMTALLMEFDQARLVAAHEGGYSEVHVPFCGHAMLEQMSGSAIRAIDPLQERLEKQQPDAGLQNYHSEQITKMVEHFGTS
- a CDS encoding IS110 family transposase, whose product is MLKTFTEQKSEWDWKEGAPAPRVRQMTADVISQGLGLPKFEARCVQTALSAMRNKTDRNDAKGIAQMMRTGWFREVHVKSDESHRLRILLANRRMLKRKFLDIENTIRGTLKVFGIKTGHISRAKFDHRMRELLCNEDPFLHEMIDPMLQARSVLLVQFTRCERLIMLAAKANPVTRGFMTIPGVGPMTAVAVMSGIDDPKRFRHSKTVGAYFGMTPQRFQSGTVDQEGRISKCGDGEVRTLLFEAGNSILCRVQKWSALKSWGLRIQRRNGFKCACVAVGRKLAVIMHRMWVDGTEFQFSAEKAAA
- a CDS encoding LysR family transcriptional regulator, with protein sequence MRGSVSDIDIRLLRVFMTVVRCGGFAASQSALNVSQANISMQMKQLEERLGVTLCHRGRSGFWLTSEGKDVFEACQTLFRSIDEFRSSVAASSGRLSGRLHVSVVDGSVFSENLRLHEAIRDFKEQGNNSEVVLYVVATNEVEQMVLDGACDMGIGFFPARRQGLEYQPLFTSGMNLYCGRQHPLFERAPDNIDLEEVFTEEHAARGYVSTTQLPSFERKFLVGASASTVEGLVTLILSGKYTAYLPYHYARHWVETDEIRPILPEKIGYNCLYEFTTKTANKRSQLLNLFIEKLVSVHPQVAGDKFQIGTDI
- a CDS encoding branched-chain amino acid ABC transporter permease; protein product: MDHSTNKSRTTRGRYLALLTVLALAAVLATPLFVGVYSASLIRDALLFALLALALDFLWGKTGVLSFGHAAFFGAGAYGAAIISTRFGLDPALGSWAGLLAGILISATIALIVGYFLIFGGVRDSYFTIVTLALAVIADHVVTGWSSVTGGDAGILGIPPLHFPSSDGWAALSPLALYWFIAGIVSVVGFSVWWACRGRYGAVLKSIEDNEQRSQALGHNTSLHLLIVFVLSASIAALGGGLYASTVGFVAKDTIGLLLSTQAIIWVAIGGRGTLIGPVLATILVIWLEQEITSIDTKFWPLAMGGLFILAVFAFPDGILKTLERLFNRLRSSAEPKEAKGND
- a CDS encoding ATP-binding cassette domain-containing protein; amino-acid sequence: MTDALLTGTDLNKRFGGVVAVDNVSISIAPLEVKCIIGANGAGKSSLFNVLCGALKPDSGELLFDGQSILGLPLYKFSRVGIARKFQIPSVFDSLTVAQNLETAILGRMSSAEVASKTADILRQVDLTDIQDQLAGNLAHGQK
- a CDS encoding ABC transporter ATP-binding protein encodes the protein MLAARDLKAGYGHVPVLHDVSFSLTKGETLVLLGRNGVGKTTLLKSLIGITTPTSGEILLNDENVTGWAPHKLAYAGVAYVPQGRGIFGKLTVEENLLVGLRSRNDGRKTIPDEIWDMFPILRERIDQLAGTFSGGQQQILALARALCGAPELMLLDEPSEGIQPSIVQQIGDLLKTFNQDLNLTVLLVEQNLELAKRSATRCLVMEKGRISGQLSKEDLQDEDKVFKALAL